In Neisseria perflava, the DNA window CATCTAAAACAAAGGGAATATCATGAAAATCACCCTGACTACCTCCATGTCCGGCCTCGGTGGCACTGAAAATGCCACTTTCCGCCTCGGTCGCCTGCTCAAACAACGCGGACACGATATCGTATTGGCCTCTTCAGACGGCCCTTTGATTCAGGAAGCGCAAGCATTGGGCATCCGTTGGCAGCCGATTGATTTTTACCAAGGTGGTCTTTTGGGTTACGTCAAAGGCATGTTTGCCTATATGAAACTGCTGAAAAAAGAGAAGCCCGATGTGATTCACTGCCAAATGGCGCGTATCGTTCCGGCCTGTGCCATTGCGGCCAAGTTTGCCTCGCCGAAAACCAAAGTGTTCTACCACGCGCGCGGCCTTAATCCGGAAACTTATCCGAAAATTGCCAAGCTTTTCGACAAGCTGGGCGTGTACATCATCGGCAACTGCAAACACGAACGTGAAAAACTCATCCGTTACGGTTTCCCTGCCAACCGCATCACCTACACCTACAATGCCCTGCACAAAGTAGATTTCGTTCCTGAAAAAACAGTCAAAGACTATGTCCAACTGGGCACGCTTTCCCGTTTGGACACCGTCCGCGCCGTGCATCTGATGTTGGATATTTTGAAGAAAATGGTTGACCGCGGTATGCCTGTACGCCTCAACGTTGCAGGTATCGGCGAAGAAATGGACAACCTCAAAGCCCAAGCCAAACGTTTAGGCATTGAAGACAAAGTCACCTTCCTCGGCGGCGTCCGCGACTTGACCGGCTACTTCAAAGAAGTCGATATTTTGGTGAACACGCCGCATTGCGTAGGCGACCACGGAGCAGGTGTCGGCAACAATATTTTGGAAGCCGGCCTTTACGACACGCCTGTCGTGACCTACAACATGGCGGGCATTTCGGAAATGGTCATTACCGGCCAAACCGGCTACTGCATTCCTTTCGGCGACGACGAAGCATTTATCGAAGCCGTCGATACACTCATCAAGCATCCAGAGTTGCGTGGTCAAATGGGTAAAGCCCTGCACAAACACGTCGAAACCTTATGCTCCGACGACGAAATCTACCGCACCACCATGGCTGCGTACGAAATGTAAGGCTATCTGAAACATGAACATTACCATCGTCGCCCCTTATTGCTCATTGCCGTCCGAGCCGCATTTCAACCGCTTCTGGTATCTTGCCGAGCTGTTGTCGCAGTCGCATGACGTGTTGCTGATTACCAGCAACTTCAAGCACTACGACAAATCTTTCAGACGGCCCGAAGATGCCAAGGCCGCCTCACAAGGCCGTCTGAAAGTCATGCTGTTGGAAGAAAGCGGATACAGCAAAAACGTGTCTTTAGGACGCTTGGCCAGCCATCACCACTTCGTCAAACATTTTGAAAAATGGTTGGAAAACTGCCGTCCGGGCGAACAAGACGTCGTCTTTTCCGCCTATCCGCTGATTGCCACCAACCTGCTGTTGGGCAAACACAAAGCGCGTTTGGGTTACAAACTGATTGTCGATGTGCAGGACGTATGGCCGGAGTCTTTCTCCTCAGTCGTACCGTTTTTGAAAAAAGTACCGCACAACCTGCTGCCCTTTGCTTCACGCGCCAACCAGGCCTACCGTTACGCCGACGCGCTGGTTGCCGTATCGCAGACTTATCTCGACCGCGCCAAAGAAGCCAATCCGAATGTACCTGGCGAAGTCGTCTATATCGGTGCTGACTTTCCCAAACTCGATGCCGCGCCTGCCAAAGATTTTGGCGACGACAAAACCCGCTTTTTCTACTTGGGCACGCTCAGTTACAGCTATGACGTGGAAACCGTGTGCAAAGGCGTTCTCAAGCTGTTGGACGCCGGCGAAAACGTCGAGTTGCACATCATGGGCGGCGGCCCTGATTTGGACAGGCTCAAACAATACGCCTGCGACGACATCAAGTTTTACGGCTACATTCCCTATGCCGAAATGATGTCGGTTGCCAAGGGCTGCGACATTGCCATCAACGCCATCCAGTCCTATTCAATGGCATCGATTACCAACAAACTCTCCGACTATATGGCTTTGCAAAAACCGATTCTGAACAGCCAAGTCAACGACGAAGTTGCCGAAGTCCTTACCCTGCTGCCGCATGCGAACTACCATTCCGGCGATGTGGACGGTTTCGTTCAAGCCGCCAAAGATATTTTGAAGCGCAAAAGCGATCCTGTTCAGTCCGAAGAAATCGTCGGCCGCTTCAAACGCGACGTTGCCTATCAAAAAATCGTCAACCTGATTGAAAGATTAGCTCATGAATAAATTTTTCAAACGCCTGTTTGACATTGTCGCCTCCGCTTCAGGACTGATTATCCTGTCGCCTGTGTTTTTGATTTTGGTGTACCTCATCCGTAAAAACCTAGGCTCGCCCGTGTTCTTCATCCAAGAGCGGCCGGGCAAAGATGGCAAGC includes these proteins:
- a CDS encoding glycosyltransferase family 4 protein, with product MKITLTTSMSGLGGTENATFRLGRLLKQRGHDIVLASSDGPLIQEAQALGIRWQPIDFYQGGLLGYVKGMFAYMKLLKKEKPDVIHCQMARIVPACAIAAKFASPKTKVFYHARGLNPETYPKIAKLFDKLGVYIIGNCKHEREKLIRYGFPANRITYTYNALHKVDFVPEKTVKDYVQLGTLSRLDTVRAVHLMLDILKKMVDRGMPVRLNVAGIGEEMDNLKAQAKRLGIEDKVTFLGGVRDLTGYFKEVDILVNTPHCVGDHGAGVGNNILEAGLYDTPVVTYNMAGISEMVITGQTGYCIPFGDDEAFIEAVDTLIKHPELRGQMGKALHKHVETLCSDDEIYRTTMAAYEM
- a CDS encoding glycosyltransferase, with amino-acid sequence MNITIVAPYCSLPSEPHFNRFWYLAELLSQSHDVLLITSNFKHYDKSFRRPEDAKAASQGRLKVMLLEESGYSKNVSLGRLASHHHFVKHFEKWLENCRPGEQDVVFSAYPLIATNLLLGKHKARLGYKLIVDVQDVWPESFSSVVPFLKKVPHNLLPFASRANQAYRYADALVAVSQTYLDRAKEANPNVPGEVVYIGADFPKLDAAPAKDFGDDKTRFFYLGTLSYSYDVETVCKGVLKLLDAGENVELHIMGGGPDLDRLKQYACDDIKFYGYIPYAEMMSVAKGCDIAINAIQSYSMASITNKLSDYMALQKPILNSQVNDEVAEVLTLLPHANYHSGDVDGFVQAAKDILKRKSDPVQSEEIVGRFKRDVAYQKIVNLIERLAHE